From Phyllopteryx taeniolatus isolate TA_2022b chromosome 18, UOR_Ptae_1.2, whole genome shotgun sequence, the proteins below share one genomic window:
- the slirp gene encoding SRA stem-loop-interacting RNA-binding protein, mitochondrial: MAAQSRKVFEVFVSKVPWTVAGKEMREYFGQFGPVRKCLLPFNKETGFHRGFCWVGFTTEEGLNNALQKEPHLLEGAKLQVQKNRRPFSGRKSNKNENDGSSI; encoded by the exons ATGGCGGCGCAGTCTAGGAAAGTGTTTGAGGTTTTTGTATCAAAAGTGCCATGGACAGTTGCTGGCA AGGAGATGAGGGAGTACTTTGGACAGTTTGGACCAGTTAGAAAGTGTCTACTGCCATTT AATAAAGAAACTGGCTTCCACAGGGGATTCTGTTGGGTGGGATTCACCACAGAAGAGGGACTGAACAACGCACTGCAGAAAGAGCCCCACTTACTGGAGGGCGCTAAG CTTCAGGTTCAGAAGAACAGGCGGCCATTTTCTGGAcggaaatcaaacaaaaatgaaaatgatggaAGCTCCATTTGA